TGAAAAAATATTTGTGAATATGATATAATTAACTTGACAGTTAATACGGGAATATAAATTATCTATCAAGATAATTCAGAAAGAATTAAGGAGGCAGAATGATAGTTGGAGAAAGACTCTATGAGGTGCTTAAGAAGCTTCACCTCACGCAAGCCAGATTGGCTGAGAAGATTGGTATTTCGTCTGTGGTCATTAATCGTTACTGTAAAGATAAAACTACACCCAGTGCAGAATTTCTTAATAAGCTGGCATTGAATTATAATATTAACATTAACTGGATATTAAATGGAGAAGGTTCAATGTTTTATTCCGGAGAGGACGATGTACGTAAATTGAAAGAAGGATATTATTATAATTTGCCAATCGTTGCTGCTGTAAGTTGTGGAAGTCCTTTGGAGATAGAAAGCGCTGAGCCTTTGGATCATGTATTAGTAAACCGTAAGGACCTGCCGGGGAAAGGGGATGATTACTTTGCTTTTTTTGCCCAGGGGCAATCAATGCATCCCTATATATCACACGGAGATGTGGTTGTAGTTCGTCAGGATAGTGACTGGCGCAAAGCAGAGGGGCATGTGTGCGTTGTAAATGTGGAAGGCGAGATAACATTGAAGAAAGTATCCATGTTCAAAGATGGCAGAGAGATCCTGCTATCTCCCTATAATACAGAATTTTCTCCGTTACTGCTATCTGAGGAGATGCTCCAGGATAGCAGGCTGGTTGGAATAGCACTGATGGCAGTGAGGAATTTGTAGCAGATATTTATCACACTGGCAGTACTGATCAATGCAATTACCATGCGCCATAAAACTGTGCTCATGAAACAATACTAATGTTACATAATACTTATATAAGTGATTATAATCTGCTTCCAAGCCACAGGGAACCCACTCTGGAGGTACAGGGAGGATAAGAGATAGTTCA
The sequence above is a segment of the Candidatus Stygibacter australis genome. Coding sequences within it:
- a CDS encoding S24 family peptidase gives rise to the protein MIVGERLYEVLKKLHLTQARLAEKIGISSVVINRYCKDKTTPSAEFLNKLALNYNININWILNGEGSMFYSGEDDVRKLKEGYYYNLPIVAAVSCGSPLEIESAEPLDHVLVNRKDLPGKGDDYFAFFAQGQSMHPYISHGDVVVVRQDSDWRKAEGHVCVVNVEGEITLKKVSMFKDGREILLSPYNTEFSPLLLSEEMLQDSRLVGIALMAVRNL